The Agromyces mangrovi genome contains a region encoding:
- a CDS encoding amidase, whose translation MIEVHEASIADLRAALEEGRATSEQLVLAYLARIAYFDRGGIRLNAVVVPNPDALAEARESDARRSRGEVLGPLDGIPYTAKDSYAVRGLTVAAGSPAFADLVAGDDAFAIARLRAGGAICLGLTNMPPMANGGMQRGVYGRAESPYNADYLTAAFASGSSNGSGTATAASFAAFGLGEETWSSGRAPASNNALCAYTPSRGVISVRGNWPLVPTMDVVVPQTRTMADLLAVLDVIVADDPETRGDFWRAQPWVALPAASSVRPESYAALAPGGSDAPGPGDDGADASPGDAAAARAALAGRRFGVPRMYVNADPDAGTADAPGIGGPTGRRIETRASVIELWAAARRDLEAAGAEVVEVDFPAVTNYEGDRPGAPTVFTRGLVSPEFLRSEIVDLSAWAWDDFLRANGDPALPSLADVDGARIFPQPEGALPDRYAGFDDDIADYPAHVRAHPGRQLTDIPNLEEGLRGLEETRRIDLEQWMDGLGLDAVVFPAVADVGPADADADEASADLAWRNGTWVANGNLVPRHLGIPTVTVPMGTLADIGMPVGLTFAGRAYDDTALLALAAAFEATGSRRTSPPRTPPLTGR comes from the coding sequence ATGATCGAGGTGCACGAGGCGTCCATCGCCGACCTGCGCGCCGCGCTCGAGGAGGGCCGCGCGACGAGCGAGCAGCTCGTGCTCGCGTACCTCGCGCGCATCGCGTACTTCGATCGCGGCGGCATCCGCCTGAACGCCGTGGTCGTGCCGAACCCCGACGCGCTCGCCGAGGCGCGGGAGTCGGACGCGCGGCGGTCGCGCGGCGAAGTGCTCGGGCCGCTCGACGGCATTCCGTACACCGCGAAGGACTCGTACGCGGTGCGCGGGCTCACGGTCGCGGCCGGCAGCCCGGCGTTCGCCGACCTCGTGGCCGGCGACGACGCGTTCGCGATCGCGCGGCTGCGTGCGGGCGGGGCGATCTGCCTGGGCCTGACGAACATGCCGCCCATGGCGAACGGCGGCATGCAGCGCGGGGTCTACGGCCGCGCCGAGAGCCCGTACAACGCCGACTACCTGACGGCCGCGTTCGCGTCGGGCTCGTCGAACGGGTCGGGCACCGCGACCGCAGCGTCATTCGCCGCGTTCGGGCTCGGCGAGGAGACCTGGTCGTCGGGCCGCGCGCCCGCCTCGAACAACGCGCTCTGCGCCTACACGCCCTCGCGCGGCGTCATCTCGGTGCGCGGCAACTGGCCGCTCGTGCCGACCATGGACGTCGTCGTGCCGCAGACGCGCACCATGGCCGACCTGCTCGCCGTGCTCGACGTGATCGTCGCCGACGACCCAGAGACGCGCGGCGACTTCTGGCGCGCGCAGCCGTGGGTCGCGCTGCCCGCGGCATCGTCGGTGCGCCCGGAGTCGTATGCGGCGCTGGCGCCGGGTGGGTCGGATGCCCCGGGGCCGGGCGACGACGGCGCGGATGCCTCGCCGGGCGACGCCGCGGCGGCCCGTGCCGCGCTCGCGGGCCGGCGCTTCGGCGTGCCGCGCATGTACGTGAACGCCGATCCCGACGCCGGCACCGCGGATGCCCCCGGCATCGGTGGGCCGACCGGGCGGCGCATCGAGACCCGCGCCTCGGTGATCGAGCTGTGGGCGGCCGCGCGCCGCGACCTCGAGGCCGCCGGCGCCGAGGTCGTCGAGGTCGACTTCCCCGCCGTCACGAACTACGAGGGCGACCGGCCCGGTGCGCCGACCGTGTTCACGCGCGGGCTCGTGAGCCCGGAGTTCCTTCGGAGCGAGATCGTCGACCTGTCGGCGTGGGCGTGGGACGACTTCCTGCGTGCGAACGGCGACCCCGCGCTGCCGAGTCTCGCCGACGTCGACGGCGCGCGCATCTTCCCGCAGCCCGAGGGCGCGCTGCCCGACCGCTACGCCGGGTTCGACGACGACATCGCCGACTACCCCGCGCACGTGCGCGCCCACCCGGGACGGCAACTCACCGACATCCCGAACCTCGAGGAGGGGCTGCGCGGGCTCGAGGAGACCCGGCGCATCGACCTCGAGCAGTGGATGGACGGCCTCGGCCTCGACGCCGTCGTCTTCCCCGCCGTGGCCGACGTGGGGCCGGCGGACGCCGATGCCGACGAGGCATCCGCCGACCTGGCCTGGCGCAACGGCACCTGGGTCGCCAACGGCAACCTCGTGCCGCGGCACCTCGGCATCCCGACGGTGACCGTGCCCATGGGCACGCTGGCCGACATCGGGATGCCCGTGGGCCTCACGTTCGCCGGCCGCGCCTACGACGACACGGCGCTGCTGGCGCTCGCCGCCGCGTTCGAGGCGACCGGGTCGCGCCGCACGTCGCCGCCGCGGACGCCACCGCTCACGGGACGCTGA
- a CDS encoding agmatine deiminase family protein encodes MTWRMPSETAPHERTWMAFPRPNLTLGESEADGDRAREAWTAVAHAVAEFEPVTMVVDPVASAHARSMLGGHIAQVEAPLDDYWMRDMGPTFVLGDDGSLGAVDWVFNGWGAPAWASWEHDREIARFVAGQVDVPVVSSLLVNEGGGIHVDGEGTVLVTETVQLDPGRNPYADRARVEDELARTIGATKVIWLPRGLTRDYDDFGTRGHVDMVATIPSPGRLLLHAQNDVEHPDYEVTRELRAFLEMQTDAAGRRFDIIDLPAPATLRDEHGFVDYSYVNHLVVNGGVIACGYGEERADAAAAEILAEAYPGRKVVTVDAREILARGGGIHCITQQQPAVGADAGVAAGAEVAAGAEGAER; translated from the coding sequence ATGACCTGGCGCATGCCGTCCGAGACCGCCCCGCACGAGCGCACGTGGATGGCGTTCCCGCGCCCGAACCTCACGCTCGGCGAATCCGAGGCCGACGGCGACCGCGCGCGCGAGGCGTGGACCGCGGTGGCCCACGCCGTCGCGGAGTTCGAGCCGGTGACGATGGTCGTTGACCCCGTGGCATCCGCTCATGCCCGCAGCATGCTCGGCGGCCATATCGCGCAGGTCGAGGCCCCGCTCGACGACTACTGGATGCGCGACATGGGGCCCACGTTCGTGCTCGGCGACGACGGATCGCTCGGCGCGGTCGACTGGGTCTTCAACGGCTGGGGTGCGCCCGCGTGGGCGAGCTGGGAGCACGACCGCGAGATCGCGCGCTTCGTCGCGGGGCAGGTCGACGTGCCGGTCGTCTCGTCGCTGCTCGTGAACGAGGGCGGCGGCATCCACGTCGACGGCGAGGGCACGGTGCTCGTCACCGAGACCGTGCAGCTCGACCCGGGCCGCAACCCCTACGCCGACCGCGCACGCGTCGAGGACGAGCTCGCCCGCACCATCGGGGCGACCAAGGTGATCTGGCTGCCCCGCGGCCTCACCCGCGACTACGACGACTTCGGCACGCGCGGGCACGTCGACATGGTCGCGACGATCCCCTCGCCCGGTCGCCTGCTGCTGCACGCCCAGAACGACGTCGAGCACCCCGACTACGAGGTCACCCGCGAGCTGCGAGCCTTCCTCGAGATGCAGACGGATGCCGCGGGCCGCCGCTTCGACATCATCGACCTGCCCGCACCCGCGACGCTGCGCGACGAGCACGGCTTCGTCGACTACAGCTACGTGAACCACCTCGTCGTGAACGGCGGCGTCATCGCCTGCGGCTACGGGGAGGAGCGGGCGGATGCGGCGGCCGCCGAGATCCTCGCCGAGGCGTATCCCGGGCGGAAGGTCGTGACCGTCGATGCGCGGGAGATCCTGGCGCGCGGCGGTGGCATCCACTGCATCACGCAGCAGCAGCCGGCGGTGGGCGCGGATGCCGGGGTCGCTGCCGGGGCCGAGGTCGCTGCGGGGGCCGAGGGGGCCGAGCGATGA
- a CDS encoding TetR/AcrR family transcriptional regulator, whose amino-acid sequence MTRTLRRRAGRKSPEARGEQIQAAARSLALDQGLSALTLRSIAARIDVTPALVSHYQPNMDALIAATFTSIVSEEIEEVAALLAEQPTPTAGLAALLDTLLDAERDDVTIVWVEAWAMGRRSDALAGAIRGEMDAWHDVLRGFVEQGVAAGEFETDAPDAVAWQLLGMIDGLNAQALVRWGDPGERGSMLGRAVEGMLGLTRGALAAESRASAATAT is encoded by the coding sequence ATGACTCGAACGCTTCGCCGGCGCGCCGGCCGGAAGTCGCCCGAGGCTCGGGGGGAACAGATCCAGGCCGCGGCGCGCTCGCTCGCCCTCGACCAGGGCCTGTCGGCGCTCACGCTGCGCAGCATCGCGGCCCGCATCGACGTCACCCCCGCCCTCGTCTCGCACTACCAGCCGAACATGGACGCGCTCATCGCCGCCACCTTCACGTCGATCGTCTCCGAGGAGATCGAGGAGGTCGCCGCCCTGCTCGCCGAGCAGCCCACCCCGACGGCGGGCCTCGCGGCGCTGCTCGACACGCTCCTCGACGCCGAGCGCGACGACGTCACGATCGTCTGGGTCGAGGCGTGGGCCATGGGCCGGCGCAGCGACGCGCTCGCGGGCGCGATCCGCGGCGAGATGGACGCCTGGCACGACGTGCTGCGTGGCTTCGTCGAGCAGGGCGTCGCCGCGGGCGAGTTCGAGACGGATGCCCCCGATGCGGTCGCCTGGCAGCTGCTCGGCATGATCGACGGGCTGAACGCCCAGGCGCTCGTGCGCTGGGGCGACCCGGGCGAGCGCGGCTCGATGCTCGGCCGCGCCGTCGAGGGCATGCTCGGGTTGACGCGCGGCGCGCTGGCGGCGGAGTCACGCGCCAGTGCGGCAACCGCCACCTGA